A single region of the Sphingomonas sp. LY29 genome encodes:
- a CDS encoding SOS response-associated peptidase, with protein sequence MCNLYTMTATVDEMRRLFGPFEGDRGNLPPFDEIYPGRPAPVLRRGEAGDLKLDSMTWGFPGPAAAKGRPITNVRNLDSPFWRSALDRPDRRCLVPVTRFCEWTQVADPDTGRKRKVWFGLHEEVDPLFAFAGLWRPGEGGPFMAFLTCDANRVVGDIHPKAMPVMLKPADAMQWLDGNRADACALAQPYADADMRIIEPAA encoded by the coding sequence TTCGAGGGCGATCGGGGAAATCTTCCTCCCTTCGACGAAATCTATCCCGGGCGCCCTGCGCCGGTGCTTCGCCGTGGAGAGGCGGGCGACCTGAAGCTCGACAGCATGACGTGGGGATTTCCGGGCCCGGCGGCGGCCAAGGGACGGCCGATCACCAACGTCCGCAATCTCGACAGTCCCTTCTGGCGGTCGGCGCTCGATCGACCCGACCGTCGTTGCCTGGTTCCAGTTACGCGCTTTTGCGAGTGGACGCAGGTTGCCGACCCCGACACCGGGCGAAAGCGCAAGGTGTGGTTCGGGCTTCATGAAGAGGTGGACCCGCTGTTTGCCTTTGCGGGGCTGTGGCGGCCGGGTGAGGGTGGGCCGTTCATGGCCTTCCTGACCTGCGACGCGAATCGTGTCGTCGGCGACATCCATCCCAAGGCGATGCCGGTGATGCTGAAGCCGGCGGACGCGATGCAGTGGCTTGACGGCAATCGCGCCGACGCCTGTGCTCTTGCACAGCCTTATGCGGACGCCGACATGAGGATCATCGAACCCGCCGCCTGA